A portion of the Blautia hansenii DSM 20583 genome contains these proteins:
- the infB gene encoding translation initiation factor IF-2 — protein MSTIRVYELAKEVNKTNKEVLDFLKSKNIELTSHMSNVDETHANMVRDTYKKGNKTAQEGISPAKQEDGEKPKKKIIQVFRPQNASHTSEKKQKPQEHRSEENRGTQDLKQENRNNNRPNNNRYKENGENRQGNRNNNGGENRPNNRFNKNNGESRPNNRGGNGENRQNRPNNRFNGNGEGRPNNRSNGEGRPNNNRYNGNNNQEGRSNNRFNGNGENRQGNRFNNNNGNGERSGNRFGNNQGERGNGRFGGRNDGRGNDSRREQSSKFDAPKLEFVEKDSRKANRENKKKDNRRDEYQNQGKRPNQGGRRQAQKIPKAMQLQKPVSHPKEEKKEEVKEITLPEKMTIRELAEKMKMQPSVIVKKLFLEGVMVTVNHEIDFEKAQEIALDYDIIAEQEEKVDVIEELLKEEEEDAATLVSRPPVVCVMGHVDHGKTSLLDCIRKTHVTDREAGGITQHIGAYMVSVDGEKITFLDTPGHEAFTAMRMRGANATDIAILVVAADDGVMPQTVEAINHAKAAGVEIIVAINKIDKPSANIERVKQELSEYELIPEDWGGSTIFVPVSAHTGEGIDNLLEMILLTAEVAELKANPNRRARGLVIEAELDKGKGPVATILVQKGTLRVGDFIAAGACSGKVRAMIDDKGRKVKEAGPSTPVEILGLSDVPNAGEILVVTENDKEAKNFAATFVSENKNRLLEETKAKMSLDDLFSQIQAGNLKELPLIVKADVQGSVEAVKQSLVKLSNEEVVVKVIHGGVGAINESDVTLASASNAIIIGFNVRPDATAKSVAEQEGVDLRLYRVIYQAIEDVEAAMKGMLDPVFEEKVIGHAEVRQIFKASGVGNIAGSYVLDGIFQRNCKVRISREGEQIFEGELASLKRFKDDVKEVKAGYECGLVFEDFNDIKEEDRVEAYIMVEVPR, from the coding sequence ATGTCAACAATAAGAGTTTACGAACTAGCAAAGGAAGTAAACAAAACAAATAAAGAGGTTTTAGATTTTTTAAAATCAAAAAATATAGAATTAACCAGTCACATGAGCAATGTAGACGAAACACATGCCAACATGGTGAGAGATACTTATAAAAAAGGAAACAAAACTGCTCAAGAAGGAATTTCTCCTGCAAAACAGGAAGATGGTGAAAAACCTAAGAAAAAGATTATTCAGGTATTCCGCCCTCAGAATGCCAGCCATACATCGGAGAAGAAACAAAAACCGCAGGAGCATAGAAGCGAAGAAAACAGAGGTACACAGGATTTGAAACAGGAAAATAGAAATAACAACCGACCAAATAACAATCGTTATAAAGAAAACGGAGAGAACCGTCAGGGTAATCGCAATAACAACGGAGGGGAAAACCGACCAAACAACCGTTTTAATAAAAATAACGGGGAAAGCCGTCCAAACAACAGGGGCGGAAACGGAGAGAACCGCCAGAACCGACCAAATAACCGTTTTAACGGAAATGGGGAAGGCCGTCCAAACAATCGCAGCAATGGAGAAGGCCGACCAAATAATAATCGCTATAATGGAAATAATAATCAGGAAGGCCGCTCAAATAACCGTTTTAACGGAAACGGAGAAAATCGTCAGGGCAATCGTTTCAATAATAACAATGGAAACGGAGAACGCTCCGGAAACCGTTTTGGAAATAATCAGGGAGAACGTGGAAACGGACGTTTTGGCGGCAGAAACGATGGAAGAGGAAATGACAGCAGACGTGAACAGTCCTCTAAATTTGATGCTCCAAAGCTGGAGTTTGTAGAAAAAGACAGCCGTAAGGCAAACAGAGAAAACAAGAAAAAAGACAACCGCAGAGATGAATATCAAAATCAGGGAAAACGTCCAAATCAGGGCGGACGCCGTCAGGCACAGAAAATTCCGAAAGCAATGCAGCTTCAGAAGCCGGTATCTCATCCTAAGGAAGAAAAGAAGGAAGAAGTGAAGGAAATTACACTTCCGGAAAAAATGACAATCCGTGAGCTGGCTGAAAAAATGAAAATGCAGCCGTCTGTAATTGTGAAAAAGCTTTTCTTAGAAGGTGTTATGGTTACGGTAAACCATGAAATTGATTTTGAAAAGGCACAAGAAATTGCTTTAGATTACGATATTATTGCAGAACAGGAAGAAAAAGTCGATGTAATCGAGGAGCTTTTAAAAGAAGAAGAAGAGGATGCGGCTACTTTGGTTTCCAGACCGCCGGTTGTATGTGTTATGGGACACGTTGACCATGGTAAAACTTCTCTTTTGGACTGCATCAGAAAAACTCATGTGACTGACCGTGAAGCAGGCGGTATTACACAGCATATCGGCGCTTATATGGTAAGCGTAGACGGCGAAAAGATTACCTTCTTAGATACACCGGGACATGAGGCGTTTACTGCAATGCGTATGCGTGGTGCAAATGCGACAGATATTGCAATCTTGGTAGTAGCAGCCGATGACGGTGTTATGCCACAGACAGTAGAAGCAATTAACCATGCAAAAGCTGCGGGCGTAGAAATCATTGTTGCAATCAACAAAATTGATAAACCAAGTGCAAATATCGAAAGAGTAAAACAGGAGTTATCCGAATATGAGTTAATTCCGGAGGATTGGGGCGGAAGTACAATCTTTGTGCCTGTTTCTGCTCACACAGGAGAAGGAATTGACAATCTGTTGGAAATGATACTTTTAACTGCCGAAGTTGCAGAGCTGAAAGCAAACCCGAACAGAAGAGCAAGAGGTCTTGTAATCGAAGCGGAGCTGGATAAAGGAAAAGGTCCTGTGGCAACTATTTTAGTACAGAAGGGAACACTGCGTGTAGGCGACTTTATTGCGGCAGGAGCATGCTCAGGTAAAGTTCGTGCAATGATTGACGATAAGGGAAGAAAAGTAAAAGAAGCAGGTCCTTCCACACCGGTTGAAATTTTGGGATTAAGCGATGTACCAAATGCAGGAGAAATTCTGGTTGTTACAGAAAACGATAAAGAAGCAAAGAACTTTGCGGCGACCTTTGTCTCTGAAAATAAAAACCGTCTTCTGGAAGAAACAAAGGCAAAAATGTCTCTGGATGACTTATTCAGTCAAATTCAGGCAGGTAATCTGAAAGAATTGCCATTGATTGTCAAAGCTGATGTACAGGGCTCGGTAGAAGCGGTAAAACAGAGTCTTGTAAAACTTTCCAATGAAGAAGTTGTTGTAAAAGTAATCCACGGCGGTGTTGGTGCAATCAACGAGTCTGACGTTACACTGGCAAGCGCTTCCAATGCAATTATTATCGGATTTAACGTAAGACCGGATGCAACTGCAAAATCTGTTGCAGAGCAGGAAGGCGTTGACTTACGTCTTTATCGTGTTATTTATCAGGCAATCGAAGATGTGGAAGCTGCTATGAAAGGTATGCTGGATCCTGTATTCGAAGAAAAAGTTATCGGTCATGCAGAAGTACGTCAGATTTTCAAGGCATCAGGTGTTGGAAATATTGCCGGTTCTTACGTTCTGGACGGTATTTTCCAGAGAAATTGTAAAGTACGTATCAGCAGAGAAGGCGAGCAGATTTTTGAAGGCGAGCTGGCTTCTCTGAAACGTTTTAAAGATGACGTAAAAGAAGTAAAAGCAGGATATGAATGTGGTCTTGTATTTGAAGATTTCAACGACATCAAGGAAGAAGACAGAGTAGAAGCATATATTATGGTGGAAGTTCCAAGATAG
- the rbfA gene encoding 30S ribosome-binding factor RbfA, protein MRKNSIKNTRVNVEVQHELANLIREGIKDPRIHPMTSVTAVEVAPDLKTCRAYISVMGNEEAKNNTIVGLKSAEGYIRRQLAKNINLRNTPEIRFILDESIEYGVAMSKLIDEVTGKEEVQEDGENNQ, encoded by the coding sequence ATGAGAAAAAACAGTATTAAAAATACCCGTGTAAATGTAGAAGTTCAGCATGAACTGGCGAATTTAATTCGGGAAGGGATTAAAGACCCGAGAATTCATCCCATGACATCAGTAACAGCGGTGGAAGTTGCTCCGGATTTAAAAACATGCAGAGCCTATATCAGTGTTATGGGAAATGAAGAGGCAAAAAATAATACCATTGTAGGCTTGAAAAGTGCAGAAGGCTATATTCGCAGACAGCTTGCAAAAAATATCAATCTTAGAAATACTCCGGAAATTCGTTTTATTTTAGACGAGTCTATTGAGTACGGTGTTGCCATGTCAAAATTGATTGATGAAGTCACCGGAAAAGAGGAGGTGCAGGAAGATGGAGAAAATAACCAGTGA
- a CDS encoding DHH family phosphoesterase, translating to MEKITSELAGVKTAAIAGHVRPDGDCVGSCMGLYLYLKENYPEIEADVYLEEVKEGFSFLNSIHEVKKELDENKIYDVLFILDTSVKDRVGVVGAALDTAKKTICVDHHVSNKGFADIDLIRPTASSASELLYTLLEEEKVTKSCAEAIYTGIVNDTGVFQYSCTTPQTMQIAAKLMETGINFSKIVDQAFYEKTYVQNQILGRCLMESILVLDGKCIIGSLRQKDMEFYHVTPKDLDGIVQQLRVTKGVEVAIFLYEIKSQEFKVSLRSNGRIDVNEVASYFGGGGHVLAAGCTLCGSVYDAMNNLLRAIEKQLLKDAN from the coding sequence ATGGAGAAAATAACCAGTGAATTAGCAGGAGTGAAAACAGCGGCCATTGCCGGTCACGTAAGACCGGATGGTGACTGTGTAGGCTCTTGTATGGGCTTATATCTGTATCTGAAGGAAAATTATCCGGAAATTGAAGCGGATGTATATCTGGAGGAAGTGAAGGAGGGATTTTCCTTCCTGAACTCCATCCATGAGGTAAAAAAAGAGCTGGATGAGAATAAGATATATGATGTGCTGTTTATTCTGGACACCAGTGTGAAAGATAGAGTCGGTGTAGTGGGAGCTGCTTTGGATACTGCCAAGAAGACCATTTGTGTTGACCATCATGTGAGCAACAAAGGCTTTGCAGATATTGACCTAATCCGTCCGACTGCAAGCTCTGCATCAGAGCTTTTGTATACACTTTTGGAAGAGGAAAAAGTAACGAAAAGCTGTGCGGAAGCTATTTATACAGGAATTGTCAATGATACCGGCGTGTTCCAATATTCCTGTACAACACCTCAGACCATGCAAATTGCAGCAAAGCTTATGGAGACAGGGATTAATTTCTCAAAAATTGTAGATCAGGCTTTTTACGAAAAGACTTATGTGCAAAATCAGATTTTGGGAAGATGTCTGATGGAAAGCATTCTGGTTCTTGACGGAAAGTGTATTATCGGAAGTCTTCGCCAAAAAGACATGGAATTTTACCATGTCACACCAAAAGATTTAGACGGAATTGTGCAGCAGTTACGGGTAACAAAAGGAGTGGAGGTTGCTATTTTCCTCTATGAGATAAAGTCACAGGAGTTTAAAGTAAGTCTGCGCTCAAACGGCAGGATAGATGTAAATGAGGTGGCGTCTTATTTTGGTGGCGGCGGACACGTTCTTGCAGCCGGATGTACCTTGTGCGGTTCTGTTTATGATGCCATGAATAATCTGCTGCGTGCTATTGAAAAACAATTGTTGAAAGATGCGAATTAG
- the truB gene encoding tRNA pseudouridine(55) synthase TruB, which produces MKNGIINVYKEKGYTSHDVVAKLRGILKQKKIGHTGTLDPDAEGVLPVCLGKGTKLCSLLTDKRKTYEAVLHLGIETDTQDISGKILKECPVEVTPSEVEACMAGFLGEQQQIPPMYSALKVQGKKLYELAREGIEIERQPRPVTFYEIKILSMELPFVRFSVTCSKGTYIRTLCHDIGEKLGCMGCMESLLRTQVERFSIEDSLKLSQIEALVQEEKIDEKIVSVEEMFSSYPAYLAQPQFDKMLQNGNPVPCKQNTLQERVRMYTSSGIFIGIYEWNASKQQYKPLTIFCTPQDFQ; this is translated from the coding sequence ATGAAAAACGGAATTATTAATGTTTATAAAGAAAAGGGCTATACCTCTCATGATGTGGTTGCAAAGCTTCGTGGAATTTTGAAACAGAAAAAAATCGGACATACAGGGACGTTAGACCCTGATGCGGAAGGTGTTCTTCCGGTCTGTCTGGGAAAAGGTACAAAGCTATGTTCTTTATTGACAGATAAGCGAAAAACTTATGAAGCGGTTCTTCATTTAGGAATAGAGACGGATACACAGGATATTTCCGGCAAGATTTTAAAAGAATGTCCGGTAGAAGTTACTCCATCTGAAGTGGAAGCCTGTATGGCAGGTTTTTTAGGTGAGCAGCAGCAAATTCCTCCCATGTATTCTGCTTTAAAGGTACAGGGAAAGAAGCTGTATGAGCTTGCCAGAGAGGGCATTGAAATTGAGCGTCAGCCGAGACCGGTTACTTTTTATGAGATAAAAATTTTGTCAATGGAGCTGCCTTTTGTGCGCTTTTCCGTAACCTGCTCAAAAGGCACTTATATTCGTACGCTTTGTCACGACATCGGAGAAAAATTGGGCTGTATGGGCTGTATGGAGAGCTTGTTAAGAACACAGGTGGAGCGTTTTTCCATTGAAGACAGTTTAAAATTATCTCAAATAGAAGCGCTTGTACAGGAAGAGAAAATAGATGAAAAAATTGTTTCCGTGGAAGAAATGTTTTCTTCCTATCCGGCTTATTTGGCACAGCCGCAGTTTGATAAAATGCTGCAAAACGGAAATCCTGTTCCTTGTAAGCAAAATACTCTCCAAGAAAGAGTGCGTATGTATACCAGCAGCGGTATTTTTATCGGAATTTATGAATGGAACGCTTCCAAACAGCAGTACAAGCCGCTGACAATATTTTGTACCCCTCAGGATTTTCAATGA
- a CDS encoding bifunctional riboflavin kinase/FAD synthetase: MIYTTEVPHLNSGIRSAVTLGKFDGFHRGHQKLVECIKQKSGENCRTIIFTFDLPYKAYQQKCMPKLLLTYEEKREVAEALHADILAECPFTEELMNMEPEVFVKEYLVDRLHAEYVAIGSDFHFGHNRSGNPEVLSALGEKYGFTVEIIEKERDGEREISSTYIREELEQGRMEKVQKLLGYPYFIKGEIVHGRQLGRTIGVPTANLIPPPMKKLPPNGVYVTQSSVGGKVYSGITNVGYKPTVKENFIGVETYLFHCNEDLYGQEAEVRFYKYLRPEKKFDSLSELKTQLDIDVETARAFFEKEYGQALELRLS; the protein is encoded by the coding sequence ATGATTTATACAACAGAAGTCCCTCATTTGAATTCCGGTATACGGAGTGCGGTTACGTTGGGAAAGTTTGATGGATTTCACAGAGGACATCAAAAGCTGGTGGAATGTATCAAACAAAAATCCGGCGAAAACTGTCGTACCATAATTTTTACTTTTGATTTGCCCTACAAGGCTTATCAGCAGAAATGTATGCCAAAGCTGCTTTTAACTTATGAAGAAAAACGAGAGGTGGCGGAGGCGCTTCATGCAGATATTTTGGCAGAATGTCCCTTTACAGAAGAGCTGATGAATATGGAGCCGGAAGTTTTTGTCAAAGAGTATCTGGTAGACAGGCTTCATGCAGAATATGTGGCAATCGGTTCTGATTTTCATTTTGGACATAACCGCAGCGGAAATCCCGAAGTTCTTTCTGCATTGGGAGAGAAATATGGATTTACAGTAGAAATTATTGAAAAAGAGAGAGACGGCGAAAGGGAAATCAGCAGCACGTACATTCGGGAAGAATTAGAACAGGGACGAATGGAAAAGGTGCAAAAGCTGCTGGGTTATCCTTATTTTATCAAAGGGGAAATTGTTCATGGCAGGCAGCTTGGAAGAACCATAGGTGTGCCTACTGCAAATTTAATTCCCCCGCCAATGAAAAAACTGCCTCCAAACGGCGTGTATGTGACACAGTCTTCTGTGGGAGGAAAAGTTTATTCCGGAATTACAAATGTAGGCTATAAACCTACGGTGAAGGAAAATTTTATCGGAGTGGAAACCTATCTTTTTCACTGCAATGAAGATTTGTATGGGCAGGAGGCAGAAGTGCGGTTCTACAAATATTTGCGTCCTGAGAAAAAGTTCGACTCTTTGTCAGAATTAAAGACACAATTAGATATAGATGTAGAAACAGCTCGAGCTTTTTTTGAAAAAGAATATGGACAAGCATTAGAACTTCGATTATCATAA
- a CDS encoding Na/Pi cotransporter family protein, which produces MNIENLLSLIGGLGLFLYGMTVMGESIEKAAGAKMRSFLDFFTKNRFIGMLFGMLFCAIVQSSSATTVMVVSFVNAGLMNLVQAAGVIMGANVGTTITSQLVAFNLSQAAPVFLMLGVIATMFCKNNKVKQIGEVILGFGVLFMGLSLMSGSMEGMKESSFVVELLHGINNPFLGILIGFVITAIIQSSSVTVSIVLLMAQQGLLPLWICFYIILGCNIGSCTTALLASISGNKDAKRAAMIHFLFNVMGTIVIAAILLLGESWVEAGIRRISGDNIGRCVANAHTFFKVFQVIILFPFAKWIVKLTYLFVPDKAVREKQEGFQLEYIGPASVFSPNTAVVEVTKELERMGHIAVENLTDAVNVLMKPEDKGIQKVYETEKQINYMNHAITDYLVKISQSTLPMDDMKNIGGLFHVVNDIERIGDHAENAADSAVLRKEKNISFSKEAEAELLEMLHRVIKITNYSIDMFSNNSKEHLQEILDLENGIDQMERDLQEAHVERLKKGKCKQEAGMIFSDIISGLERVADHATNIAFSILDEEPEE; this is translated from the coding sequence ATGAATATAGAAAACCTATTGTCGCTGATTGGCGGTCTTGGTCTGTTTTTATACGGCATGACCGTAATGGGGGAAAGCATTGAAAAAGCGGCAGGAGCAAAGATGAGAAGCTTCCTTGACTTCTTTACCAAAAATCGTTTTATCGGTATGCTGTTTGGTATGCTTTTTTGTGCAATTGTACAGTCATCAAGCGCAACAACGGTTATGGTAGTCAGCTTTGTCAATGCAGGACTGATGAATTTGGTGCAGGCAGCAGGGGTGATTATGGGTGCCAATGTAGGTACTACCATTACTTCACAGTTGGTCGCATTTAATCTGTCTCAGGCAGCACCGGTATTTTTAATGCTGGGTGTGATTGCTACCATGTTCTGCAAAAATAACAAGGTGAAGCAGATTGGCGAAGTGATATTGGGATTTGGCGTTTTATTTATGGGCTTATCTCTGATGTCAGGCAGCATGGAGGGAATGAAAGAGTCTTCGTTTGTTGTGGAGCTTCTTCATGGTATTAACAATCCGTTTTTGGGAATTCTCATCGGATTTGTTATTACAGCAATTATTCAGAGCTCCTCTGTTACAGTCAGTATTGTGCTTTTAATGGCGCAGCAGGGACTTCTGCCTCTGTGGATATGCTTTTACATTATTTTAGGCTGTAATATCGGCTCTTGTACCACAGCGCTGTTGGCAAGTATCAGCGGCAACAAAGATGCAAAGCGTGCGGCAATGATACATTTTCTGTTTAACGTAATGGGAACGATTGTAATCGCAGCTATTCTGCTTCTGGGAGAAAGCTGGGTAGAAGCCGGAATACGCAGAATTTCCGGTGACAATATCGGAAGATGTGTGGCGAATGCCCATACCTTCTTTAAAGTTTTTCAGGTAATTATCCTGTTCCCGTTTGCAAAATGGATTGTAAAACTTACATACCTGTTTGTGCCGGATAAGGCAGTCAGGGAAAAACAAGAAGGTTTTCAGCTGGAATATATAGGTCCGGCCAGTGTATTTTCACCGAATACCGCAGTGGTAGAGGTGACAAAGGAGCTGGAGCGTATGGGACATATTGCAGTAGAGAACTTGACAGATGCCGTAAATGTTTTGATGAAGCCGGAGGATAAGGGAATACAGAAGGTTTATGAAACAGAGAAACAGATTAATTACATGAACCATGCCATTACCGACTATCTGGTGAAAATCAGTCAAAGCACGCTTCCTATGGATGATATGAAAAATATAGGCGGTCTGTTCCATGTGGTAAATGATATTGAACGAATTGGTGACCACGCAGAAAATGCTGCTGACTCAGCAGTGCTGCGAAAAGAAAAAAACATTTCCTTCAGCAAAGAAGCAGAAGCAGAGCTTTTGGAAATGCTTCATCGGGTTATTAAAATCACCAATTATTCCATTGATATGTTTTCTAATAACAGTAAGGAGCATTTGCAGGAAATTCTGGATTTGGAAAACGGTATCGACCAAATGGAACGGGATTTGCAGGAAGCCCATGTAGAAAGACTGAAAAAAGGAAAATGTAAGCAGGAAGCGGGAATGATTTTCTCGGATATTATTTCCGGCTTGGAAAGAGTGGCAGACCATGCGACCAATATTGCATTTTCTATTTTAGACGAAGAACCGGAAGAATAA
- a CDS encoding C40 family peptidase, with protein MRNKQKFKLWMTVTGIVLTGMFLGEGDVWAAPEKQTERNGAYADVNTCLNIREGAGTQHPVLAQLPKNGYCEVERREGDWCYITSDEISGYVFCDYLETGFTKEEYLTVTNQKEMKYAYSLQQKENVAAVASIGGKRQEIVDFALQFVGNPYVWGGTSLTNGADCSGFVQSIYKQFGISLPRVAADQANAGTRISVEEALPGDLIFYAENGSVYHVVMYIGNGKVVHASSSASGIKVSDLYRAHAVSGARFFIS; from the coding sequence ATGCGAAATAAACAGAAATTTAAACTTTGGATGACGGTAACGGGAATTGTTTTGACAGGAATGTTTTTGGGAGAAGGAGATGTATGGGCAGCGCCTGAAAAACAAACGGAAAGAAACGGCGCTTATGCAGATGTAAATACATGCTTAAATATCCGAGAAGGAGCAGGAACTCAGCATCCGGTTTTGGCACAGCTTCCTAAGAACGGATATTGCGAGGTTGAACGCCGGGAGGGAGACTGGTGTTACATTACTTCAGACGAAATTTCAGGATATGTTTTTTGCGATTATTTGGAAACAGGATTTACAAAAGAAGAATATTTAACGGTTACAAATCAAAAAGAAATGAAATATGCTTATTCCTTGCAGCAAAAGGAAAATGTAGCCGCAGTTGCATCCATAGGAGGAAAACGGCAGGAAATAGTAGACTTTGCTCTGCAATTTGTGGGAAATCCTTACGTATGGGGAGGAACAAGCCTGACAAACGGAGCAGATTGCTCCGGATTTGTGCAGAGCATTTATAAGCAGTTTGGTATTTCTCTGCCAAGAGTTGCAGCAGATCAGGCAAACGCAGGAACCAGAATTTCTGTGGAGGAGGCTTTGCCCGGTGATTTGATTTTTTATGCGGAAAACGGTTCTGTTTATCATGTGGTGATGTATATCGGAAACGGAAAAGTAGTACATGCCAGCAGCTCGGCTTCGGGAATTAAAGTTTCTGATTTGTACAGAGCCCATGCTGTAAGCGGAGCAAGATTTTTTATTTCATAA
- the rpsO gene encoding 30S ribosomal protein S15 produces MISKEKKQAIMAEYARTPGDTGSPEVQVAVLTARIQELTEHLKVNHKDHHSRRGLLKMVGQRRGLLAYLKKTDIERYRSLIERLGLRK; encoded by the coding sequence ATGATTTCTAAAGAAAAGAAACAGGCAATCATGGCAGAATATGCAAGAACACCAGGTGATACAGGTTCACCGGAAGTACAGGTAGCTGTATTAACAGCAAGAATTCAGGAGCTTACAGAGCACTTGAAAGTAAACCACAAAGATCATCATTCAAGACGTGGTCTTCTGAAAATGGTAGGTCAGAGACGTGGATTACTTGCATATCTGAAAAAAACTGATATTGAAAGATACCGTTCTTTAATTGAGCGTTTAGGTCTTAGAAAATAA
- a CDS encoding polyribonucleotide nucleotidyltransferase codes for MYKSFSMELAGRILTVDIGRVAKQANGAALMRYGDTTVLSTATASDKPREGIDFFPLSVEYEEKMYAVGKIPGGFNKREGKASEHAILTSRVIDRPMRPLFPKDYRNDVTLNNMVMAVDSECNPEVVAMLGSSIATCISDIPFDGPCAATQIGMVNGELVVNPSLAQKEISDLQLTVASTREKVIMIEAGANEIPEAKMIEAIFKAHEVNQEIIAFIDKIVAECGKEKHSYESCAVPEELFAAIKEIVTPEEMEEAVFTDEKQVREENIRVITEKLEEAFAENEEWLAVLGEAVYQYQKKTVRKMILKDHKRPDGRAITEIRPLAAETDIIPRVHGSAMFTRGQTQICTITTLAPLSEAQRLDGLDEFEVSKRYMHHYNFPSYSVGETKPSRGPGRREIGHGALAERALVPVIPGVEEFPYAIRTVSETFESNGSTSQASICASTMSLMAAGVPIKKPVAGISCGLVTGETDDDYLVLTDIQGLEDFFGDMDFKVAGTHDGITAIQMDIKIHGLTRQIIEEAIARTKEAREYILTEVMEKCIPAPRKTVSKYAPKIVQIQIDPEKIGDVVGQRGKTINAIIDETGVKIDIDDNGGVSICGTDQHMMDKAVEYIKTITTDYQEGQIFTGKVISIKEFGAFLEFAPGKEGMVHISKISKERIEKVEDVLSIGDVVKVVCLGKDKMGRISFSMKDVPEEA; via the coding sequence ATGTACAAAAGTTTTTCAATGGAACTGGCAGGAAGAATACTGACAGTTGATATAGGACGTGTGGCAAAGCAGGCAAACGGCGCTGCATTGATGCGTTATGGCGATACAACCGTATTGTCTACGGCTACTGCTTCTGACAAACCAAGAGAAGGAATTGATTTCTTCCCATTAAGCGTAGAATATGAAGAAAAAATGTATGCAGTAGGTAAAATTCCGGGTGGATTTAACAAAAGAGAGGGAAAAGCAAGCGAGCATGCTATTTTAACCTCCCGTGTGATTGACAGACCAATGCGTCCTCTGTTCCCAAAGGATTACAGAAATGACGTAACCTTAAACAACATGGTTATGGCAGTGGACTCTGAGTGCAATCCGGAAGTTGTTGCAATGCTGGGTTCTTCTATTGCAACTTGTATTTCTGATATTCCGTTTGACGGTCCTTGTGCGGCAACACAGATTGGTATGGTAAACGGAGAACTGGTTGTAAACCCTTCTCTGGCACAGAAAGAAATTTCTGACCTTCAGCTTACCGTTGCTTCTACAAGAGAAAAGGTTATTATGATTGAAGCAGGAGCAAATGAAATTCCTGAAGCAAAAATGATTGAGGCAATTTTCAAAGCACATGAAGTAAATCAGGAAATTATTGCATTTATTGATAAAATCGTTGCAGAGTGCGGAAAAGAAAAACATAGCTATGAAAGCTGTGCAGTTCCGGAGGAATTATTTGCTGCAATCAAAGAAATCGTAACACCGGAAGAAATGGAAGAAGCTGTATTTACAGATGAAAAACAGGTTCGTGAAGAAAATATCCGTGTGATTACAGAAAAATTAGAAGAAGCTTTTGCTGAAAACGAAGAATGGCTGGCTGTATTAGGAGAGGCTGTTTACCAGTATCAGAAGAAGACAGTTCGTAAAATGATTTTAAAAGACCACAAACGTCCGGATGGAAGAGCCATTACAGAAATCCGTCCGCTGGCAGCAGAAACAGATATTATTCCGAGAGTACACGGTTCTGCTATGTTTACAAGAGGTCAGACACAGATTTGTACCATTACAACTCTGGCTCCGTTATCCGAAGCACAGAGATTAGACGGACTGGATGAATTTGAAGTAAGCAAACGCTATATGCACCATTATAACTTCCCATCTTACTCTGTCGGTGAAACAAAACCGTCAAGAGGACCGGGACGCCGTGAAATCGGACACGGTGCGCTGGCTGAGAGAGCTTTAGTACCGGTTATTCCGGGAGTAGAAGAATTCCCTTATGCAATCCGTACGGTTTCTGAAACCTTTGAGTCCAATGGTTCTACATCTCAGGCAAGTATCTGTGCATCTACCATGTCCTTAATGGCAGCAGGTGTGCCGATTAAGAAGCCGGTAGCAGGTATTTCCTGTGGTCTGGTTACAGGAGAGACAGATGATGATTACCTTGTACTGACGGATATTCAGGGACTGGAAGATTTCTTCGGCGATATGGACTTTAAGGTAGCAGGTACACATGATGGTATTACTGCAATCCAGATGGATATTAAAATCCACGGTCTGACAAGACAGATTATTGAAGAAGCAATCGCAAGAACAAAAGAAGCAAGAGAATACATCTTAACAGAGGTTATGGAAAAATGTATTCCTGCTCCGAGAAAAACAGTAAGCAAATATGCACCAAAGATTGTTCAAATTCAGATTGACCCTGAAAAAATCGGCGATGTGGTAGGTCAGAGAGGAAAGACCATTAACGCAATTATCGACGAAACAGGTGTAAAAATTGATATTGATGACAATGGCGGCGTATCTATCTGCGGAACAGACCAGCACATGATGGACAAAGCAGTGGAATATATCAAGACCATTACAACCGACTATCAGGAAGGTCAGATTTTCACAGGAAAAGTTATCAGCATCAAAGAATTCGGAGCATTTTTAGAGTTTGCACCGGGAAAAGAAGGCATGGTACACATTTCTAAAATTTCAAAAGAAAGAATTGAAAAGGTAGAAGACGTACTTTCTATCGGTGATGTTGTAAAAGTTGTTTGTCTTGGAAAAGACAAAATGGGACGTATCAGCTTCAGCATGAAGGATGTTCCGGAAGAAGCATAA